The Oxobacter pfennigii genome has a segment encoding these proteins:
- a CDS encoding RluA family pseudouridine synthase, which yields MSKIIITANESDQRLDRFLRKYLKTTSLTEIYKMIRKKDILVNGKKAAESYRLKTDDEVEIKILKQQESFSSIVPAGRDFKITFEDKNLLVADKPPELILHPDKTHKEDTLIDQVLYYLYEEGSFDPEIETTFKPAAVNRLDLNTGGLVIFAKNYPALQELSKMMRNRDIKKYYQCLVKGFFAGEKTYKAYLDKDTEKNIVNVSEDKKEDSKEIHTKAKALKTNGEYTLLEIELITGRSHQIRAHLSSMNYPIIGDKKYGQKEANDYFRKKYGLMHQFLYAYRIYFEDAPENLVYLKGKSIETKLPSIYSPIIKELFNG from the coding sequence TTGAGTAAAATTATAATTACCGCCAATGAGTCAGACCAAAGGCTTGACAGGTTTTTAAGGAAATACCTGAAAACAACTTCCTTGACTGAAATATATAAAATGATAAGAAAAAAAGACATATTGGTTAACGGGAAAAAAGCTGCGGAAAGTTACAGGCTGAAGACGGACGACGAGGTGGAAATAAAAATTTTAAAGCAGCAGGAAAGCTTTAGCTCAATTGTTCCTGCAGGCAGGGATTTTAAAATCACTTTTGAGGATAAAAACCTGTTGGTTGCCGATAAGCCTCCTGAGCTCATACTCCACCCGGATAAAACTCACAAGGAAGATACACTGATTGACCAGGTGCTTTATTACCTGTATGAAGAGGGAAGCTTCGACCCTGAAATCGAGACCACATTTAAACCTGCGGCAGTAAACAGGCTGGATTTAAATACCGGAGGCCTGGTTATCTTTGCTAAAAACTACCCTGCTCTTCAGGAATTAAGCAAGATGATGAGAAACAGAGATATAAAAAAATATTATCAATGCCTGGTTAAAGGTTTTTTTGCCGGGGAGAAGACATATAAAGCATATCTTGATAAGGATACCGAAAAGAATATTGTAAATGTGTCAGAAGATAAAAAAGAAGATTCAAAGGAGATACATACAAAGGCTAAAGCTTTAAAAACAAATGGAGAATACACGCTTTTGGAAATTGAACTCATAACGGGCCGGAGCCATCAGATAAGGGCCCATCTTTCCAGCATGAATTATCCCATAATAGGCGATAAAAAGTACGGCCAAAAGGAAGCTAACGATTATTTTAGGAAAAAATACGGATTGATGCATCAGTTTTTATATGCCTATAGAATTTATTTTGAGGATGCTCCGGAAAATTTAGTTTATCTGAAAGGAAAAAGTATTGAAACAAAGCTCCCCTCTATTTATTCACCCATAATAAAGGAGCTATTCAATGGATAA
- a CDS encoding NAD(+) synthase, with amino-acid sequence MVNRYGFVRVGAAAPKLKVADPVYNIKEIENLILKAEDENAAVITFPELSISAYTCGDLFGQESLLKACDEAVKELCTFSAGRDIVIVVGAPVSFMQFTFNCAVVIQRGKILGVVPKMYIPNYSEFYERRWFSPANTYKADEIIYCNEKVPFGRDILFQSESFEELTIGIEVCEDLWSAIPPSSYQALSGATLLLNVSASNELVNKAAYRADLVKQQSARLIAAYVYSASGVHESTTDLVFSGHSIIAENGVILEQAERFERESSLIVTEIDLLRLNSERRKNLTFRDSEEISSKNFRRITFKQKKAELKELKRMVNPHPFVPSDVESRNERCREIFNIQVAGLAKRIEHTGSTKAVIGISGGLDSTLALLVTLKTFNILNMPAENIHTITMPGFGTTDRTYNNTIKLCRALNTNFKEVSIVEASLLHFKDIGHDPEILDVTYENVQARERTQILMDTANKIGGLVVGTGDLSELALGWATYNGDHMSMYGVNASVPKTLVRYLVRWVAEKEMDKDTAAILFDILDTPVSPELLPADKSGQISQKTEDIVGPYELHDFFLYHMMKYGATPKKIAYLANNAFKQSYSTDEIKKWIKVFYRRFFSQQFKRSCLPDGPKVGTISLSPRGDWRMPSDASANIWLEEIDNIK; translated from the coding sequence ATGGTTAACAGATATGGATTTGTAAGAGTAGGAGCAGCGGCACCAAAACTTAAGGTTGCAGACCCTGTTTATAACATAAAAGAGATAGAAAATCTTATTTTGAAAGCGGAAGATGAAAATGCTGCAGTTATAACATTTCCCGAACTTTCAATATCTGCCTACACCTGCGGTGATTTATTCGGACAGGAAAGCCTTTTAAAGGCCTGTGACGAGGCAGTAAAGGAGTTATGTACATTTTCAGCCGGAAGGGATATCGTAATTGTAGTCGGGGCACCTGTCAGTTTTATGCAGTTTACCTTCAATTGTGCCGTTGTAATACAAAGAGGGAAAATACTCGGTGTGGTGCCTAAAATGTACATACCTAATTACAGTGAATTTTATGAACGGAGATGGTTTTCTCCGGCAAATACATATAAAGCCGATGAAATAATTTATTGCAATGAAAAAGTCCCCTTTGGAAGGGATATATTATTTCAGAGTGAAAGTTTTGAGGAGCTCACTATAGGCATAGAGGTATGCGAGGATTTATGGTCAGCAATTCCTCCAAGTTCTTATCAGGCCTTATCCGGCGCTACTCTTCTATTAAATGTATCTGCCAGCAATGAATTGGTTAATAAAGCAGCCTACAGAGCCGACCTTGTAAAGCAGCAGAGCGCCAGACTTATAGCCGCCTATGTGTATTCGGCTTCAGGTGTTCATGAGTCCACCACCGACTTGGTATTCAGCGGACATTCCATAATTGCAGAAAATGGCGTGATTTTAGAGCAGGCTGAGAGATTTGAGAGGGAATCCTCATTAATAGTTACAGAAATAGATTTATTAAGACTTAATTCCGAGAGAAGAAAAAACCTTACCTTCAGGGATTCAGAGGAGATAAGCAGTAAAAATTTCAGGAGAATTACATTCAAACAGAAAAAGGCAGAATTGAAAGAGCTGAAAAGAATGGTAAATCCTCATCCTTTCGTACCATCGGATGTAGAATCCAGAAATGAAAGGTGCCGCGAAATATTTAATATACAGGTGGCAGGCCTGGCAAAAAGGATAGAGCATACGGGAAGTACAAAAGCAGTTATCGGCATATCCGGAGGATTGGATTCCACTCTGGCGCTTTTAGTTACATTAAAGACTTTTAATATTTTAAATATGCCTGCAGAGAATATACATACAATAACAATGCCGGGCTTCGGAACTACGGACAGAACCTATAACAATACAATAAAATTGTGCCGGGCATTAAATACCAACTTTAAAGAAGTAAGCATAGTTGAAGCAAGCCTTTTACATTTTAAAGATATCGGACATGACCCGGAAATATTGGATGTAACCTATGAAAACGTTCAGGCAAGAGAGCGGACCCAGATACTTATGGACACCGCCAATAAAATAGGCGGCCTTGTGGTAGGGACGGGAGATTTATCCGAGCTGGCACTGGGCTGGGCTACATATAACGGAGATCACATGTCCATGTACGGAGTCAATGCAAGCGTTCCTAAAACCCTGGTAAGGTACCTGGTAAGATGGGTTGCAGAAAAAGAAATGGATAAGGACACTGCAGCTATTTTGTTTGATATACTGGATACCCCTGTAAGCCCGGAGCTTCTTCCGGCTGACAAATCAGGGCAGATATCCCAGAAAACCGAGGATATTGTCGGGCCTTATGAGCTTCACGATTTCTTTTTATATCACATGATGAAATATGGTGCGACGCCAAAAAAGATAGCTTATTTAGCCAATAACGCTTTTAAGCAAAGCTATAGTACCGATGAAATTAAAAAGTGGATTAAGGTGTTTTACAGGAGGTTCTTTTCCCAGCAGTTTAAGCGCTCCTGCCTGCCTGACGGTCCGAAGGTCGGTACCATAAGCCTTTCTCCGAGGGGAGATTGGAGGATGCCAAGCGACGCTTCAGCCAATATATGGCTTGAGGAAATTGATAATATAAAATAG
- a CDS encoding pyridoxal phosphate-dependent aminotransferase: MELSRKGMAIEESLTLAITAKAAKMKSEGMDVVSFGAGEPDFNTPDDIQESAISAIKEGLTKYTAASGITELKKSICQKLEKENGVTYEASQIIISNGAKHSLNNALLAICNPGDEVIVPVPYWVSYPELVKLADAAPIYVETKEEEGFKYTEKSLLAAITDKTKAIILNSPNNPTGTIYAKEELEIIARIAVEKDIIIISDEIYEKLIYDDLKHISIASLGQEIKERTILVNGMSKAYSMTGWRIGYAAADKRIIKIMSDIQSHATSNPSSIAQYASVAALSGNQDTIENMRQEFEKRRNYMVDKINSMPHLSCRKPEGAFYVMVNISKVKGKTIKGKLIKDSLSFCDGLLEEVRVAAIPGSGFGADDYIRLSYATSMENIQEGLNRIEKYVSL; the protein is encoded by the coding sequence ATGGAACTGTCAAGAAAAGGAATGGCAATTGAAGAATCCTTAACGCTGGCGATTACAGCAAAAGCAGCAAAAATGAAAAGTGAAGGCATGGATGTTGTCAGTTTTGGAGCAGGAGAACCGGATTTCAATACCCCGGATGATATACAGGAAAGCGCCATATCTGCTATAAAAGAAGGACTCACAAAATACACCGCTGCATCAGGTATCACAGAGCTTAAAAAAAGCATATGCCAAAAGCTTGAAAAAGAAAATGGTGTTACATATGAAGCCTCACAGATTATAATTTCAAACGGAGCAAAGCATTCTCTTAATAATGCCCTTTTGGCAATATGCAATCCCGGTGATGAAGTCATTGTACCCGTACCTTACTGGGTAAGCTATCCCGAGCTTGTAAAGCTGGCGGATGCAGCGCCCATATATGTTGAAACAAAAGAAGAAGAAGGGTTTAAGTACACTGAAAAATCCCTCCTTGCCGCTATTACGGATAAGACAAAAGCCATTATATTAAACAGTCCCAACAACCCTACCGGAACAATTTATGCCAAGGAAGAATTAGAGATTATTGCAAGGATAGCAGTTGAAAAGGATATAATTATTATATCCGATGAAATATATGAAAAGCTTATATATGACGATTTAAAGCATATAAGCATAGCCTCATTGGGGCAGGAAATCAAGGAGAGGACCATCCTTGTCAACGGAATGTCCAAAGCCTATTCAATGACAGGCTGGAGGATCGGATATGCGGCAGCGGATAAAAGGATTATAAAGATAATGTCGGATATCCAGAGCCATGCCACTTCAAATCCCAGTTCCATTGCTCAATATGCCAGCGTGGCTGCCTTAAGCGGCAATCAGGACACCATCGAAAATATGAGGCAGGAATTTGAAAAAAGAAGAAACTACATGGTTGATAAAATAAATTCCATGCCTCATTTATCCTGCAGAAAGCCGGAGGGAGCCTTTTACGTTATGGTCAATATAAGCAAGGTAAAGGGAAAAACCATAAAGGGCAAATTGATAAAGGATTCCTTAAGCTTTTGCGACGGATTGCTGGAGGAAGTAAGGGTGGCCGCTATCCCCGGCTCCGGCTTCGGAGCCGATGATTATATAAGGCTTTCATATGCCACATCAATGGAAAACATACAAGAAGGATTAAACAGAATAGAAAAATATGTTTCACTGTAA
- a CDS encoding DEAD/DEAH box helicase, translated as MIDFKFDTYGKRITGSKRIPPRQPIYENFPESLDKDIVDFFMSQGIDKLYCHQKEMFDNAMMGKNAIITTSTASGKTMSFLLPVINKILKDPGARAIFVYPTKALAHDQYRNMVPVLEHFGLKKLQAGIYDGDTPPNERSRIRKNANIILTNPEMLSSSFLPNHSLFGFNHIFSRLKFLVIDELHAYRGAFGSHMANIMRRLLRICRYYKSSPQFLLSSATIANPVELAEGICGDKFVHIEKDGSPSGEKVVYFWQPPFIRDTQYRKGPEEEASELIPDLVDKGIRFITFCKSRRDVEVVLKETRDRLTNMEGKPALGKDLSHLISGYRGGYTPEERKEIEDKLSAGKLMGVISTNALELGIDIGKLDLSIVCGFPGTKASFWQQLGRAGRRGETSYGLLIFDVSPVDQYIAVNNDWLLNSGVENAVIDKNNLFIQLAHVRAAAAELPLSLDDAAIFPDLGEIVPVLIDAKELKGEDGNFLWSGNEFPAGDFNLRNINNNTYKVLNKANGTIITEMDETLAFHEVHPKAIYIHDSMQYIVEDLDLKNRIATVVPVDMNYFTIPFVETDVNVLREFKHKEVFRTTEYFGDVKVKEAVPAYKMVQFHNHQNLGFERITIPLYQEIETEGLWFTVPDEVDFTYNSYTMFNYYNGLKHSLLNAAMMRTMATREDMSSTVFNTKDENEEVKKSHVLLYDLYPGGLGFSEKAYDFGYDIIEDAIILVNKCSCEDGCPACVGDYHLDKELILWGLKSMLKETEEVVSTKRAAAPPRVIEEYAFEMEELPQRWGDFITHLREKSEYLHSFLSTIDKAEIAGNKLFLVTDFKFYEEWVMEGSNKKKILNTIKRYVKTPSSFEIGVKLIDKEPADIKDKIMRRYDDLIK; from the coding sequence ATGATAGATTTTAAATTTGATACATACGGAAAAAGAATAACAGGAAGCAAGAGGATACCGCCAAGGCAGCCCATATATGAGAATTTCCCCGAGAGCCTTGATAAAGACATAGTAGATTTTTTCATGAGCCAGGGAATAGATAAGCTTTATTGCCATCAAAAAGAAATGTTTGATAATGCCATGATGGGCAAAAATGCAATCATCACTACATCTACAGCCAGCGGAAAGACCATGAGCTTTCTCCTTCCCGTAATCAATAAAATATTAAAAGACCCGGGAGCCAGGGCCATATTTGTTTATCCGACAAAGGCTTTAGCCCATGACCAGTATAGGAACATGGTCCCTGTACTTGAGCACTTCGGGTTAAAAAAGCTGCAGGCGGGGATATATGATGGCGATACGCCGCCCAATGAAAGGTCCAGAATAAGAAAAAATGCCAATATAATACTGACAAATCCGGAGATGCTGAGTTCATCTTTTTTGCCCAACCATTCCTTGTTTGGCTTTAATCACATTTTTTCAAGGCTTAAATTCCTTGTAATTGATGAGCTTCACGCATACAGGGGGGCCTTCGGCTCTCATATGGCAAACATAATGAGAAGGCTATTAAGAATATGCCGCTATTATAAAAGCAGTCCCCAGTTTCTTTTAAGCTCGGCTACAATTGCAAACCCGGTGGAATTGGCTGAAGGTATTTGCGGAGATAAATTTGTACATATTGAAAAGGACGGTTCTCCTTCGGGAGAAAAGGTAGTTTATTTCTGGCAGCCTCCCTTTATCCGGGATACCCAGTACCGCAAGGGTCCCGAGGAGGAAGCCTCGGAATTAATCCCTGACTTGGTGGATAAGGGCATAAGGTTTATTACCTTTTGCAAAAGCCGCCGGGATGTGGAAGTAGTTTTAAAGGAAACCAGGGACAGGCTTACCAACATGGAAGGAAAGCCGGCCTTGGGAAAAGACTTATCTCACTTAATATCGGGATACAGGGGAGGCTATACTCCCGAGGAAAGAAAGGAAATAGAAGATAAGCTGTCAGCAGGAAAGCTTATGGGGGTAATATCTACCAATGCGTTGGAATTGGGAATTGATATAGGAAAGCTTGATTTATCCATAGTATGCGGATTCCCGGGAACAAAAGCGTCCTTCTGGCAGCAGCTGGGAAGGGCAGGCCGGAGGGGAGAGACAAGCTACGGACTTTTGATATTTGACGTATCCCCCGTTGACCAGTATATTGCCGTCAATAACGACTGGCTGCTTAACAGCGGCGTAGAAAATGCCGTAATTGATAAGAACAATCTTTTCATACAGCTTGCCCATGTAAGGGCTGCCGCTGCGGAACTGCCCCTATCCTTAGACGATGCCGCAATTTTCCCTGATTTAGGAGAAATCGTCCCTGTACTTATAGATGCAAAAGAATTAAAAGGAGAGGACGGAAATTTTCTTTGGTCGGGCAATGAATTCCCGGCAGGAGATTTTAACTTAAGAAATATTAATAACAACACTTACAAGGTTTTAAATAAGGCAAACGGTACTATTATAACGGAAATGGACGAGACGCTGGCCTTCCACGAAGTCCATCCAAAGGCCATATATATTCATGACAGCATGCAATATATCGTGGAGGATTTGGATTTGAAAAACAGGATAGCCACCGTTGTGCCAGTTGATATGAATTATTTTACCATACCCTTTGTTGAGACCGATGTAAATGTATTGAGGGAATTCAAGCACAAGGAAGTTTTTAGAACGACAGAGTACTTTGGCGACGTAAAGGTAAAGGAAGCGGTGCCGGCATATAAGATGGTGCAGTTTCACAACCATCAGAATTTAGGCTTTGAGAGGATTACCATTCCCCTTTATCAGGAGATTGAAACCGAAGGCTTGTGGTTTACGGTGCCTGATGAAGTAGATTTTACATATAACAGCTACACCATGTTCAACTATTATAACGGATTAAAGCACAGCCTCTTAAACGCAGCCATGATGAGGACCATGGCCACCCGTGAGGATATGTCAAGTACTGTGTTTAACACCAAGGATGAAAATGAGGAGGTAAAGAAATCCCACGTACTTTTATATGACCTTTATCCGGGAGGCCTAGGCTTTTCGGAAAAAGCCTATGACTTTGGCTACGATATAATAGAGGATGCAATCATTCTTGTCAATAAATGCAGCTGCGAGGACGGCTGCCCTGCCTGTGTGGGGGATTATCATCTTGATAAAGAGCTCATACTCTGGGGCTTAAAATCCATGTTAAAGGAAACTGAGGAGGTTGTAAGCACCAAAAGGGCTGCAGCACCGCCAAGGGTTATTGAAGAATATGCTTTTGAAATGGAAGAGCTGCCCCAAAGATGGGGTGATTTTATAACACATTTAAGGGAAAAAAGCGAATACCTCCACAGTTTTTTGAGCACTATTGATAAAGCAGAGATTGCAGGAAACAAGCTTTTCCTGGTAACGGATTTTAAATTTTATGAAGAATGGGTTATGGAAGGCAGCAATAAAAAGAAAATTTTAAATACTATAAAAAGATATGTAAAAACTCCATCATCCTTTGAAATAGGAGTTAAATTAATAGACAAGGAGCCGGCAGACATTAAGGATAAAATAATGAGAAGGTATGATGATCTTATAAAGTAG
- a CDS encoding transglutaminase-like domain-containing protein — translation MIPDLNLLTLLVIVLFMIFLLKGLKRNFTVSDILYSITGKIDTALFIGSLLLSVYLTKKVLFDEVKEGIFEKVYRLIPSNIMNYIIDAGILVFLVITPLILLLIFSVLVYTRSYFDKLLFTLSEFMAKRIEAIGKTSVKVLGVTLELIKGTAAVICAVFIIGQVFIFFPGTGLESYAKSSRAYNFIDGYIVSPVLRSSLGSKVPVYLKASISAISTDIIENKVLGNSASLETLSYIRFQYETRSNDEINEKAKELVGDETDQRKKARILYEWIGSNINYDWDKYKNIINGDSDKDKFGAIETFNTRKGVCEDYSDLYVAMARAVDLKVRIVVGQGYSMDSWAGHAWNEVYIGEEEKWIPIDATWANSGDYFDSSNFYDDHIIEAVAGEWQ, via the coding sequence GTGATTCCTGATTTGAATTTATTAACCCTGTTAGTCATAGTCCTTTTTATGATTTTTCTTTTGAAGGGCTTGAAAAGAAATTTTACTGTAAGTGATATACTCTATTCAATAACCGGCAAAATAGATACTGCATTGTTTATAGGGTCTTTACTATTATCGGTATACCTTACAAAAAAAGTATTGTTTGACGAGGTCAAGGAAGGGATATTTGAAAAAGTATATAGACTTATTCCTTCAAATATAATGAATTATATTATTGATGCCGGAATATTGGTATTTTTAGTTATTACTCCCCTCATACTGCTACTGATATTTTCAGTTCTGGTTTATACAAGGTCATATTTTGATAAGCTGCTTTTTACGCTCTCGGAATTTATGGCAAAAAGAATTGAAGCCATAGGTAAAACTTCAGTGAAGGTGCTGGGAGTAACCCTTGAACTTATAAAAGGTACCGCAGCTGTAATTTGTGCGGTATTTATAATAGGACAGGTATTTATCTTCTTCCCCGGGACAGGCCTTGAGAGTTACGCAAAATCAAGCCGGGCTTATAATTTTATAGATGGATATATAGTATCACCTGTATTAAGAAGCAGTTTAGGCTCTAAGGTGCCTGTTTATCTTAAAGCCTCCATTTCAGCAATTTCTACGGACATAATTGAAAATAAGGTTTTAGGCAATTCAGCAAGTCTTGAGACCTTAAGCTATATAAGATTTCAGTACGAAACCAGGTCAAATGATGAAATAAATGAAAAGGCCAAAGAACTTGTAGGAGATGAAACGGACCAAAGGAAAAAAGCACGTATCCTTTATGAGTGGATTGGAAGCAATATAAATTATGACTGGGATAAATATAAAAATATAATTAATGGCGACAGTGATAAGGACAAATTTGGAGCCATTGAGACTTTTAACACCAGAAAAGGAGTATGTGAGGATTATTCGGACCTTTATGTAGCCATGGCAAGAGCGGTGGATTTAAAGGTGCGAATAGTTGTTGGACAAGGTTATAGCATGGACAGCTGGGCAGGCCATGCCTGGAACGAAGTATATATCGGAGAGGAAGAGAAATGGATACCAATAGATGCTACATGGGCTAACAGCGGAGATTATTTTGACAGCAGCAATTTCTATGATGACCATATCATAGAGGCAGTGGCGGGAGAATGGCAGTAA
- a CDS encoding ATP-dependent helicase, with the protein MYKAVEFLNSYQREAVINNEKVLLLNSCVGSGKTTVLVHKVLYLYHEKKIPLKDMVVLTFTNKAAQEIKARILESDAVGEIKEEDLLFFGTFHSVARQLLSTCLPVEDLGYTKEFTILDQNDAESLFDRIINKYRLNIKYRKKLEKRMEEYKNGVSLYGVMKYEDEIEKFIECFSEEKKLLNVMDFGDLIKNASILLKNADFKPSWIIIDEFQDTDMDQLEMIDGLMDKNTHVFAVGDPNQVIYTWRGSSQSLFNTFKERYNAKEMTLPINYRSTATILEAARAFINMPHSLEGVRGKGASIIVKRHYNSFNEAMYLVDTIKKLIADGIKYKDIAVFYRMQKQSQVFEDVFKNHGIPYEVSLRKNIKDIPVLNWFIKLLKASVNSRDVDSLYYVLKDEKYGLGLTAKKASALYESIKKEEFNDIPEIVLKIMEFKTWCENNKPETTDLECHLYEYFDIDNYISPTSIYYDEDKILILNFLKELIDVSFHENTTIFERIRKAVDYSSLYGKSIIKESIDKDNDSIKLMTLHASKGLEFKYVFITGANYGIMPLGTRLMDEEEKRLFFVGITRAMDYLEISYHANPEDYRALPIVSPYLKMIPEQLIESQELKGRAHALSGLRKEIKSNMDKNSAEYIKMQKKALHPKYGTGYIISEEGENFVVEFDGYGKKTFSKSFCPLKFLD; encoded by the coding sequence TTGTACAAGGCAGTGGAATTCTTAAACAGCTATCAAAGAGAGGCTGTTATAAATAATGAAAAGGTTCTTCTTTTGAATTCATGTGTAGGCAGCGGTAAAACCACAGTGCTTGTACATAAGGTTTTATATCTTTATCATGAAAAAAAGATACCCTTAAAGGACATGGTAGTACTGACCTTTACCAACAAAGCTGCACAGGAGATTAAAGCAAGGATTTTGGAATCCGATGCAGTAGGAGAAATCAAAGAAGAGGATTTATTGTTTTTCGGTACCTTTCACAGCGTTGCCAGGCAGCTTTTAAGTACATGCCTTCCCGTTGAAGATTTAGGATACACAAAGGAATTTACCATACTTGATCAAAATGATGCGGAAAGCCTCTTTGACAGGATTATAAATAAATACAGGCTTAATATAAAATACAGAAAAAAGCTTGAAAAAAGGATGGAGGAATATAAAAACGGGGTATCCTTATACGGTGTCATGAAGTATGAGGATGAGATTGAGAAATTCATAGAATGCTTCAGTGAAGAAAAAAAGCTGTTGAACGTTATGGACTTTGGTGATTTGATAAAAAATGCCTCAATATTATTAAAAAATGCTGATTTTAAACCTTCCTGGATAATAATTGATGAATTTCAGGATACGGATATGGACCAGCTTGAAATGATAGACGGTCTTATGGATAAGAACACCCATGTTTTTGCAGTGGGAGACCCAAATCAGGTCATTTACACCTGGAGAGGCAGCAGCCAAAGCTTATTCAATACCTTTAAAGAAAGATACAATGCAAAAGAAATGACGCTACCCATTAATTACCGCTCCACTGCTACAATTTTAGAGGCTGCCAGGGCCTTTATAAATATGCCCCATTCATTGGAGGGTGTCAGGGGAAAAGGAGCTTCTATAATTGTAAAGAGGCATTATAATTCCTTCAATGAGGCCATGTATCTTGTGGATACAATAAAAAAGCTTATTGCTGATGGGATAAAGTATAAGGATATAGCTGTGTTTTACAGAATGCAAAAACAGTCCCAGGTTTTTGAAGATGTTTTTAAAAATCACGGTATACCCTATGAAGTATCCTTAAGAAAAAACATTAAGGATATCCCCGTACTTAACTGGTTTATAAAGCTTTTGAAGGCATCGGTAAACAGCAGGGATGTTGACAGCTTATACTATGTACTGAAGGATGAAAAATATGGATTGGGGCTGACTGCAAAAAAAGCTTCCGCCCTTTATGAAAGCATTAAAAAAGAGGAGTTTAATGATATTCCAGAAATAGTTTTAAAAATCATGGAGTTTAAAACTTGGTGTGAGAACAACAAACCAGAAACAACTGATCTTGAATGTCATCTATATGAATATTTCGATATAGATAATTATATTTCCCCCACCTCCATTTATTATGATGAAGATAAAATATTAATACTTAACTTTTTGAAGGAGCTTATAGATGTATCATTTCATGAAAATACAACCATATTCGAAAGAATAAGAAAGGCAGTGGATTATTCATCGCTATACGGTAAAAGCATAATAAAGGAAAGTATAGATAAAGATAATGACAGCATAAAGCTAATGACTTTGCATGCATCAAAAGGTTTAGAGTTTAAATATGTATTCATAACAGGTGCAAACTACGGCATAATGCCTCTGGGCACAAGGCTTATGGATGAAGAAGAAAAGAGGCTGTTTTTTGTGGGAATCACAAGGGCCATGGATTACCTTGAGATATCCTATCATGCCAATCCCGAGGATTACAGGGCATTGCCCATCGTAAGCCCATATCTTAAGATGATTCCGGAACAACTGATTGAAAGCCAGGAATTAAAAGGCAGGGCTCATGCATTATCCGGCCTAAGAAAAGAAATTAAGAGCAATATGGATAAAAATTCAGCAGAATATATAAAAATGCAAAAAAAAGCCTTGCATCCTAAATACGGTACAGGTTATATTATATCGGAGGAGGGTGAAAATTTTGTTGTGGAATTTGATGGCTACGGCAAAAAAACCTTCTCTAAAAGCTTTTGTCCCTTAAAATTTCTGGATTAA